A region of Homo sapiens chromosome 17, GRCh38.p14 Primary Assembly DNA encodes the following proteins:
- the AKAP10 gene encoding A-kinase anchor protein 10, mitochondrial isoform X1 codes for MRGAGPSPRQSPRTLRPDPGPAMSFFRRKVKGKEQEKTSDVKSIKASISVHSPQKSTKNHALLEAAGPSHVAINAISANMDSFSSSRTATLKKQPSHMEAAHFGDLGRSCLDYQTQETKSSLSKTLEQVLHDTIVLPYFIQFMELRRMEHLVKFWLEAESFHSTTWSRIRAHSLNTVKQSSLAEPVSPSKKHETTASFLTDSLDKRLEDSGSAQLFMTHSEGIDLNNRTNSTQNHLLLSQECDSAHSLRLEMARAGTHQVSMETQESSSTLTVASRNSPASPLKELSGKLMKSIEQDAVNTFTKYISPDAAKPIPITEAMRNDIIARICGEDGQVDPNCFVLAQSIVFSAMEQEHFSEFLRSHHFCKYQIEVLTSGTVYLADILFLHGKRGCSEYLTILVGSR; via the exons TGAAAGGCAAAGAACAAGAGAAGACCTCAGATGTGAAGTCCATTAAAG ctTCAATATCCGTACATTCCCCACAAAAAAGCACTAAAAATCATGCCTTGCTGGAGGCTGCAGGACCAAGTCATGTTGCAATCAATGCCATTTCTGCCAACATGGACTCCTTTTCAAGTAGCAGGACAGCCACACTTAAGAAGCAGCCAAGCCACATGGAGGCCGCTCATTTTGGTGACCTGG GCAGATCTTGTCTGGACTACCAGACTCAAGAGACCAAATCAAGCCTTTCTAAGACCCTTGAACAAGTCTTGCACGACACTATTGTCCTCCCTTACTTCATTCAATTCATGGAACTTCGGCGAATGGAGCATTTGGTGAAATTTTGGTTAGAGGCTGAAAGTTTTCATTCAACAACTTGGTCGCGAATAAGAGCACACAGTCTAAACACAGTGAAGCAGAGCTCACTGGCTGAGCCTGTCTCTCCATCTAAAAAGCATGAAACTACAGCGTCTTTTTTAACTGATTCTCTTGATAAGAGATTGGAGGATTCTGGCTCAGCACAGTTGTTTATGACTCATTCAGAAGGAATTGACCTGAATAATAGAACTAACAGCACTCAGAATCACTTGCTGCTTTCCCAGGAATGTGACAGTGCCCATTCTCTCCGTCTTGAAATGGCCAGAGCAGGAACTCACCAAGTTTCCATGGAAACCCAAGAATCTTCCTCTACACTTACAGTAGCCAGTAGAAATAGTCCCGCTTCTCCACTAAAAGAATTGTCAGGAAAACTAATGAAAA GTATAGAACAAGATGCAGTGAATACTTTTACCAAATATATATCTCCAGATGCTGCTAAACCAATACCAATTACAGAAGCAATGAGAAATGACATCATAG CAAGGATTTGTGGAGAAGATGGACAGGTGGATCCCAACTGTTTCGTTTTGGCACAGTCCATAGTCTTTAGTGCAATGGAGCAAGA GCACTTTAGTGAGTTTCTGCGAAGTCACCATTTCTGTAAATACCAGATTGAAGTGCTGACCAGTGGAACTGTTTACCTGGCTGACATTCTCTTCT taCATGGAAAAAGAGGATGCAGTGAATATCTTACAATTCTGGTTGGCAGCAGATAA
- the AKAP10 gene encoding A-kinase anchor protein 10, mitochondrial isoform X2 — protein sequence MRGAGPSPRQSPRTLRPDPGPAMSFFRRKVKGKEQEKTSDVKSIKASISVHSPQKSTKNHALLEAAGPSHVAINAISANMDSFSSSRTATLKKQPSHMEAAHFGDLGRSCLDYQTQETKSSLSKTLEQVLHDTIVLPYFIQFMELRRMEHLVKFWLEAESFHSTTWSRIRAHSLNTVKQSSLAEPVSPSKKHETTASFLTDSLDKRLEDSGSAQLFMTHSEGIDLNNRTNSTQNHLLLSQECDSAHSLRLEMARAGTHQVSMETQESSSTLTVASRNSPASPLKELSGKLMKSIEQDAVNTFTKYISPDAAKPIPITEAMRNDIIARICGEDGQVDPNCFVLAQSIVFSAMEQDTWKKRMQ from the exons TGAAAGGCAAAGAACAAGAGAAGACCTCAGATGTGAAGTCCATTAAAG ctTCAATATCCGTACATTCCCCACAAAAAAGCACTAAAAATCATGCCTTGCTGGAGGCTGCAGGACCAAGTCATGTTGCAATCAATGCCATTTCTGCCAACATGGACTCCTTTTCAAGTAGCAGGACAGCCACACTTAAGAAGCAGCCAAGCCACATGGAGGCCGCTCATTTTGGTGACCTGG GCAGATCTTGTCTGGACTACCAGACTCAAGAGACCAAATCAAGCCTTTCTAAGACCCTTGAACAAGTCTTGCACGACACTATTGTCCTCCCTTACTTCATTCAATTCATGGAACTTCGGCGAATGGAGCATTTGGTGAAATTTTGGTTAGAGGCTGAAAGTTTTCATTCAACAACTTGGTCGCGAATAAGAGCACACAGTCTAAACACAGTGAAGCAGAGCTCACTGGCTGAGCCTGTCTCTCCATCTAAAAAGCATGAAACTACAGCGTCTTTTTTAACTGATTCTCTTGATAAGAGATTGGAGGATTCTGGCTCAGCACAGTTGTTTATGACTCATTCAGAAGGAATTGACCTGAATAATAGAACTAACAGCACTCAGAATCACTTGCTGCTTTCCCAGGAATGTGACAGTGCCCATTCTCTCCGTCTTGAAATGGCCAGAGCAGGAACTCACCAAGTTTCCATGGAAACCCAAGAATCTTCCTCTACACTTACAGTAGCCAGTAGAAATAGTCCCGCTTCTCCACTAAAAGAATTGTCAGGAAAACTAATGAAAA GTATAGAACAAGATGCAGTGAATACTTTTACCAAATATATATCTCCAGATGCTGCTAAACCAATACCAATTACAGAAGCAATGAGAAATGACATCATAG CAAGGATTTGTGGAGAAGATGGACAGGTGGATCCCAACTGTTTCGTTTTGGCACAGTCCATAGTCTTTAGTGCAATGGAGCAAGA taCATGGAAAAAGAGGATGCAGTGA